In the Patescibacteria group bacterium genome, CGCGGTTGCAGAAGGTTACCCGGAATTAAAAGCCAGCGAAAACTTTTCCAAATTACAAGATGAAGTTACCGACACCGAAGACAAAATTGAAGCAGCGCGCCGATTTTACAACGCCAATGTGCGCGATCTGAATATTAGCATAGACACATTCCCATCCAGTTTTGTGGCTAATATGTTTAAATTTGTGAAAAAAGAGCTATTTGAAGCCTCGGCGTCCGAAAAAGAACCAGTGGCAGTCAAATTTTAAGGTAAAATACCGTCAATTGTGCTATAATTGTATCGTAAATCAGTCTCAAGAAAAGAGATACAATGTACAATCAAATTGATTCAAATAAGCGTAAAACCGTACTAATAATGGCAATCTTTTTTGCCGTAATGATTGGTATCGGTTACGTTTTTAGCTACGTATACAACAACTCATTTTTTATGGTCATTGCTGTTGGTATCGCATTAGTCCAGGCATGGGTTAGCTATTATCATGGTGATGCCGTCGCACTGGCGGTTTCGCAAGCTCAGCCGCTTAAACGCGAACAAGCATTGCCGTTGTTTCGTATTGTCGAAAATCTGACAATTTCGGGTGGTTTGCCAATGCCGAAATTGTATTTGATTCAAGATAGTGCGCCAAACGCTTTTGCCACCGGGCGCGATCCCAAAAACGCATCGTTAGCGGTAACATCCGGACTATTAGATAAGTTAGACAAACAAGAGCTAGAGGGCGTAATTGCTCACGAGCTATCACACATTGGCAACCGCGATATTTTGGTAATGTGTGTGGTGATGGTATTAGTTGGCGCCATCGCCATGATTTCCGATTTCTTTATGCGCAGTCTATGGTTTAGAGGGCGTGATAATAGAGAAGGCGGAAACATTTTGATGATCGTAGGAATTGCACTGGCGATTATTGCCCCAATTGTGGCTACATTAATGCAACTTGCCGTCTCACGTAAACGCGAATATCTTGCCGATGCCAGTGGCGCGCTATTAACTCGTTATCCGGAAGGATTGGCCAGTGCTTTAGAAAAAATCGCCGCCGACAAAGAACCATTAGAAGTGGCAAACAAAGCCACCGCAATGCTATATATTGAAAATCCGTTAAAAGATCACGCTGGGGCGTTAAATAATCTGTTTTCAACTCACCCGCCCGTAGCCGACCGCATCAAAAAACTTCGCCAGATGGCGTAACAGTCAGGGAACTGAATGAACAAAAGTGAAGCTAAAGACAGAATTGACAAGCTAAAAGCGAGTATTAACCAATACCGCTACGATTATCATGTGCTAAATAAATCGACCATTCCGGATGCGGCGCTAGATTCATTAAAACATGAGCTGTCGCAACTAGAGTCGCAATTTCCAGATTTAATCACTTCAGATTCGCCTACTCAACGGGTGGCGGGCCAACCTCTAAAGCAATTCAAAAAAGTGGCGCATCAGAAACGAATGATGTCATTAAACGATGTTTTTTCGTCCGAAGAATTGGGCGATTGGACGGTGCGGATTTCGAAATTAGTTTCGCACGCTAATTGGGATTATCTGGTAGAACCAAAGCTAGATGGCTTAGCGGTGTCGTTGATTTATCAAGAAGGCCAGATGGTGCTAGGGGCAACCAGGGGTGATGGGCGAGTTGGTGAAGATGTGACTCAGAATTTACGCACTATTGAGGCTGTGCCACTGTCTCTTTATAGACTGGATTCCCGCCTTCGCGGGAATGACATTGCTCGCGGGAGGTTTGAGGTGCGGGGTGAAGTGGTGATTAGCCGCAAAAACTTTGCCAAGATTAATGCCGAGCAAACGAAAAAAGGTTTGCCCGTTTACGCTAACCCGCGCAATTTAGCCGCCGGTTCAATTCGCCAACTTGATCCAAAACTAGCCGCCTCGCGTCATTTGGATTTTGTGGCGTATCAGGTGATGGCCGATTTTGACATCTTAACTCAT is a window encoding:
- a CDS encoding M48 family metalloprotease is translated as MYNQIDSNKRKTVLIMAIFFAVMIGIGYVFSYVYNNSFFMVIAVGIALVQAWVSYYHGDAVALAVSQAQPLKREQALPLFRIVENLTISGGLPMPKLYLIQDSAPNAFATGRDPKNASLAVTSGLLDKLDKQELEGVIAHELSHIGNRDILVMCVVMVLVGAIAMISDFFMRSLWFRGRDNREGGNILMIVGIALAIIAPIVATLMQLAVSRKREYLADASGALLTRYPEGLASALEKIAADKEPLEVANKATAMLYIENPLKDHAGALNNLFSTHPPVADRIKKLRQMA